The following proteins are co-located in the Anoplopoma fimbria isolate UVic2021 breed Golden Eagle Sablefish chromosome 18, Afim_UVic_2022, whole genome shotgun sequence genome:
- the gjd2b gene encoding gap junction protein delta 2b: MGEWTILERLLEAAVQQHSTMIGRILLTVVVIFRILIVAIVGETVYNDEQSMFVCNTLQPGCNQACYDKAFPISHIRYWVFQTIMVCCPILCFITYSVHQSAKQKERRYSTMILSLDRDMDFMKRDDSWKIKNTIVNGMLQSTENTNKEVDPDCLEVKDTHNSALRTTKSKMRRQEGISRFYIIQVVFRNALEIGFLVGQYFLYGFNVPAVYECDRYPCIKDVECYVSRPTEKTVFLVFMFAVSGICVVLNLAELNHLGWRKIKTAVRGVQARRKSIYEIRNKDWPRMSMPHLGRTQSSDSAYV; this comes from the exons ATGGGGGAGTGGACCATATTAGAGCGTCTCTTGGAGGCGGCTGTCCAGCAGCACTCTACCATGATCGGAAG GATCCTGCTGACCGTAGTAGTGATCTTCCGGATTTTGATCGTGGCCATTGTAGGAGAGACTGTGTACAACGACGAGCAGTCCATGTTCGTGTGTAACACCTTACAGCCGGGCTGCAACCAGGCCTGCTACGACAAGGCGTTCCCAATCTCCCACATTAGGTACTGGGTGTTCCAGACCATCATGGTGTGCTGCCCCATCCTCTGCTTCATCACCTACTCTGTGCACCAGTCTGCCAAGCAGAAGGAACGGCGCTACTCCACAATGATCCTCTCCCTGGACAGAGACATGGACTTTATGAAGAGAGACGACAGCTGGAAGATCAAGAACACCATTGTGAACGGGATGCTGCAGAGCACAGAAAACACCAACAAGGAGGTAGACCCCGACTGCCTGGAGGTCAAGGACACTCACAACTCAGCCTTGCGAACTACAAAGTCAAAAATGAGAAGGCAGGAAGGCATCTCCAGGTTCTACATCATCCAGGTGGTGTTCAGAAACGCACTAGAAATAGGGTTTCTGGTGGGTCAATACTTCCTGTATGGATTCAATGTTCCTGCAGTGTATGAGTGTGATCGATACCCTTGCATAAAAGATGTAGAGTGCTATGTTTCCAGGCCGACAGAGAAGACGGTGTTTCTGGTCTTCATGTTCGCGGTCAGTGGTATTTGCGTGGTGCTGAACTTGGCAGAGCTCAACCACCTTGGCTGGAGAAAGATAAAAACTGCTGTGAGGGGAGTGCAGGCTAGAAGGAAGTCCATTTATGAGATCCGGAACAAAGATTGGCCCAGGATGAGTATGCCCCATCTTGGGCGCACTCAGTCAAGTGACTCTGCATATGTGTAA